One genomic window of Caldisericum sp. includes the following:
- a CDS encoding DUF4349 domain-containing protein, with the protein MRLKTLIVVVVVVLIVFASYFVGKFSLGLISGSKYQNPSLMSEANRKSIISASEESSPSIIGQDKGAIYNVSPQPGNSSFGLKIIKNANLNMYVDKGKFLETYNRISSMVETYGGSVINSNYSKENDTFSGFIEVIVPKEKFDSVINKLGELGSVTNLEISSSDVTQEYVDLNLRLKVLEAQKELLTSWLKQAKTIDELLKIRSEIEQVESETEQIKGRLN; encoded by the coding sequence ATGAGACTAAAGACTTTAATAGTTGTGGTAGTTGTAGTTTTGATTGTCTTTGCAAGTTACTTCGTCGGGAAATTTTCCCTTGGGCTAATTAGTGGAAGTAAATATCAAAACCCATCTTTAATGAGCGAAGCAAACAGAAAAAGCATCATTAGTGCAAGCGAAGAAAGTAGTCCTTCAATTATTGGACAAGATAAAGGAGCAATATATAATGTCTCTCCACAACCGGGAAATTCATCTTTTGGTCTTAAAATTATTAAAAATGCAAATCTAAACATGTATGTTGATAAAGGAAAATTCCTCGAGACATATAATCGCATATCTTCAATGGTTGAAACTTACGGAGGCTCTGTTATCAATTCCAATTACTCAAAGGAAAATGATACATTCTCTGGATTTATAGAAGTGATTGTTCCAAAGGAAAAGTTTGATTCGGTTATAAACAAGTTAGGAGAACTCGGAAGTGTTACAAACCTCGAAATTTCATCTTCCGATGTTACTCAGGAATATGTTGATTTAAATTTGAGACTTAAAGTCCTTGAAGCACAAAAAGAACTTCTCACATCCTGGTTAAAACAAGCAAAGACAATTGACGAACTCTTAAAAATTCGCTCTGAAATTGAACAGGTTGAAAGCGAAACCGAGCAAATCAAGGGGAGGCTCAATTA
- a CDS encoding ornithine carbamoyltransferase has translation MNSKLKGRDFLTTNDWTLEELEQVLDFAFELKQKFALGEPTPYLLYKTLFMIFKDKSTRTRNSTEAAMTQLGGHAHYITEESSQISHGDTAKEIGIILSRYGHGIAIRDDIYLGVGQKYMEEVAKWASVPVINLESDWDHPMQILADIMTIKEKFHNDLRGKKFVISWAYAKSHAKPLAVPQGLIMAMPRFGLDVTLAMPPEFELLPEAMEIARRNAEEAGVKFEVVHDMDEAFKDADIVYPKSWGAYVYAQNNFEEMTKIAEKYKDWIADERRMSLTKKNSIYMHCLPADRGFEVTDAVIDGPHSVIYDEAENRLHTVKAVLALTM, from the coding sequence ATGAATTCAAAACTTAAAGGAAGAGACTTTCTAACTACAAATGACTGGACTCTTGAAGAGTTAGAACAAGTTCTCGACTTTGCATTCGAATTAAAACAGAAATTTGCACTTGGCGAGCCAACTCCATACCTTCTTTACAAGACCCTCTTTATGATCTTCAAAGACAAATCCACAAGGACAAGAAACTCAACTGAGGCAGCAATGACTCAGCTTGGAGGACACGCACATTACATTACGGAAGAATCCTCTCAGATTTCACATGGAGACACTGCAAAGGAAATTGGGATAATCCTTTCAAGGTACGGACATGGCATTGCAATTAGAGACGATATCTATCTTGGTGTTGGTCAAAAGTATATGGAAGAAGTTGCAAAATGGGCGTCTGTTCCCGTTATCAACCTTGAATCAGATTGGGACCATCCAATGCAAATCCTTGCAGATATTATGACAATAAAGGAAAAATTCCATAACGACCTCAGAGGAAAGAAATTTGTTATCTCCTGGGCATATGCAAAAAGCCATGCAAAACCTCTTGCAGTCCCTCAGGGACTTATTATGGCTATGCCAAGATTTGGTCTTGATGTAACGCTTGCAATGCCACCAGAATTTGAACTTCTCCCAGAGGCAATGGAGATTGCAAGAAGAAACGCAGAAGAAGCAGGCGTGAAATTTGAAGTCGTTCACGATATGGACGAGGCATTTAAAGACGCAGATATTGTATATCCAAAGTCCTGGGGTGCATATGTTTATGCGCAGAATAACTTTGAAGAGATGACAAAGATTGCAGAAAAGTACAAAGACTGGATTGCAGATGAAAGAAGAATGAGCCTCACGAAGAAGAACTCAATTTATATGCACTGCTTGCCTGCAGACAGAGGCTTTGAGGTAACCGATGCGGTAATTGATGGGCCTCACTCTGTTATTTACGATGAAGCAGAAAACAGACTTCACACAGTAAAGGCAGTGCTTGCGCTTACAATGTAA
- a CDS encoding YgeY family selenium metabolism-linked hydrolase codes for MKEKIEELVKKYEPEIIAFAQDIVRTKSYSGEEGELVRLLERKMKELGFDEVIIDETGNIIGRVGSGPVKVLYDAHIDTVMAEDKENWSVDPFGGVIKDGKLYGRGSSDEKVAIGCMIYGAKILKEVGIPENISLYVMGTVQEEDCDGLTMYYTFNEVVKPDFVVLGEPTSLDVYRGHRGRVEMEVVVKGKSSHAAHPDKGDNAIYKMARTVLNIEELTKSFKEDPFLGKGTAVVSHIDSKSPSINSVPYESRIFIDRRLTIGETKESALKEIESVLADPKNSEVRVLTYEAKSWRGRLISQEKYFPTWVLEESHPLVQAGFETAKEVRPGEEVKISRWIFSTNGVTSMGRFHIPSIGFGPGDEWLGHAVDEYVRVSDLPKATAFYALLPFKLKEKLG; via the coding sequence ATGAAAGAAAAAATTGAAGAACTCGTAAAAAAGTACGAGCCTGAGATCATTGCCTTTGCGCAGGACATCGTAAGGACAAAGTCCTACTCAGGCGAAGAAGGCGAACTTGTAAGACTCCTTGAAAGAAAGATGAAGGAGTTAGGCTTTGATGAAGTAATTATTGATGAGACGGGAAACATTATTGGAAGAGTTGGTTCTGGTCCTGTAAAAGTTCTCTACGATGCACATATTGATACCGTTATGGCAGAGGACAAAGAAAACTGGTCAGTTGACCCATTTGGTGGTGTAATCAAAGATGGCAAACTCTACGGAAGAGGCTCGTCCGACGAGAAGGTTGCAATTGGCTGTATGATTTATGGCGCAAAGATCCTTAAAGAGGTTGGCATTCCTGAGAATATTAGCCTTTATGTTATGGGAACTGTCCAGGAAGAAGACTGCGATGGACTTACAATGTACTACACATTCAACGAAGTTGTTAAACCCGATTTTGTGGTATTAGGAGAGCCAACAAGCCTTGATGTGTATCGTGGACACAGGGGAAGAGTTGAAATGGAAGTTGTTGTAAAAGGAAAGTCCTCCCACGCTGCGCACCCAGACAAAGGAGACAATGCAATCTACAAAATGGCAAGGACAGTCCTCAATATCGAAGAGTTAACAAAGTCCTTTAAAGAAGACCCATTCCTTGGAAAAGGCACAGCTGTTGTATCACATATCGATTCAAAATCACCTTCAATTAACTCGGTCCCATACGAATCAAGGATTTTTATTGACAGGCGTCTTACCATTGGAGAAACAAAAGAATCTGCACTTAAGGAAATCGAATCAGTCCTTGCTGACCCAAAGAATTCAGAAGTAAGAGTACTTACCTATGAAGCTAAGTCATGGAGAGGTCGACTCATTTCACAAGAAAAGTACTTCCCTACATGGGTGCTTGAAGAATCGCATCCACTTGTTCAGGCTGGCTTTGAAACTGCAAAAGAAGTGAGACCAGGCGAAGAAGTAAAGATTTCCCGCTGGATATTCTCGACGAATGGTGTTACATCAATGGGAAGATTCCATATTCCGTCTATTGGTTTTGGTCCTGGCGATGAATGGTTAGGACACGCAGTTGACGAGTATGTAAGAGTCTCAGACCTACCAAAGGCAACAGCATTTTATGCATTACTTCCATTTAAATTAAAAGAAAAATTAGGATAG
- a CDS encoding carbamate kinase, translating to MGKEVRIFAFGGNEVSPVGLTDEKGKPIIPDIAMQWARTHETSKHIAKIVEAFPNDTYVITHGNGPQVGNVFLRSEYSRPILPPIPLDVAGADTQGAMGYMIAQILGNELRARGINKTIVGIVTQVVVDKNDPGFQNPTKYIGPSYTKEEAEERMKKDGWVMKLYKKDEKGNEIWRKVVPSPEPLDIVEFEAVVNAIEAGFIPITVGGGGIPVVEVEPDEEGNYKANYGIVFKDGKNAKIYRGVEAVIDKDLASALLGTMLIKWAKEHGEDLDVTLTIFTGEDGAKLNYQKPNQVDLRYLTLEEAKKLYAEGHFPPGSMGPKILACIKFLEGGGKKAYISLTSKYLETLEGKAGTTIVRE from the coding sequence ATGGGAAAGGAAGTAAGGATTTTTGCTTTTGGAGGAAACGAGGTTTCCCCTGTTGGACTAACTGACGAAAAAGGAAAGCCTATTATCCCTGATATTGCAATGCAGTGGGCAAGAACACATGAAACATCAAAGCACATTGCAAAAATTGTTGAAGCGTTCCCAAATGACACATATGTAATCACTCATGGAAATGGACCACAAGTAGGAAATGTGTTTTTGAGAAGTGAGTATTCTCGACCAATTCTCCCGCCAATCCCCTTAGATGTTGCTGGCGCTGATACACAAGGTGCAATGGGTTATATGATTGCTCAAATTTTAGGAAACGAGTTGAGAGCAAGGGGAATCAACAAAACGATCGTGGGCATCGTTACACAGGTTGTCGTTGACAAAAACGACCCCGGTTTCCAGAATCCAACAAAGTACATAGGACCATCCTACACAAAAGAAGAAGCAGAAGAAAGAATGAAGAAAGACGGATGGGTAATGAAACTGTACAAGAAAGACGAGAAAGGAAACGAAATCTGGCGTAAAGTTGTCCCATCACCAGAACCTCTCGATATAGTAGAATTTGAGGCAGTTGTAAATGCAATCGAAGCAGGCTTTATTCCTATAACTGTTGGCGGTGGTGGTATTCCTGTTGTAGAAGTTGAACCCGACGAGGAAGGGAATTACAAGGCAAATTATGGTATCGTATTTAAAGACGGAAAGAATGCAAAAATCTACCGTGGAGTTGAAGCAGTTATCGACAAAGACCTTGCGTCTGCTTTACTTGGAACTATGCTTATTAAGTGGGCAAAGGAGCATGGTGAAGACCTTGATGTAACGCTTACCATCTTCACAGGAGAAGATGGAGCAAAACTCAACTATCAGAAGCCAAATCAGGTTGACTTAAGGTACCTTACCCTTGAAGAAGCAAAGAAACTATACGCAGAAGGACACTTCCCTCCAGGAAGTATGGGCCCAAAGATCCTCGCATGCATTAAGTTCCTTGAAGGTGGCGGAAAGAAAGCATATATTTCGCTTACATCAAAATATCTCGAAACGCTCGAAGGAAAAGCAGGAACAACGATAGTAAGAGAATAG
- the alaS gene encoding alanine--tRNA ligase, with amino-acid sequence MDSRDIREGFLKYFESKGHLRLNSFPLVPKDPTLLFTAAGMVPLKSYFLGEEIPPSRRITTVQKCVRTNDIENVGNTPRHHTFFEMLGNFSIGDYFKEEAIAFAMEFILDFLKLPKDRLWVTIYKDDLETKEIWKKHGIPEERIIPLGEEDNFWMMGPVGPCGPCTEIYYDRGAINEKEEHELPGSSERRFLEFWNLVFTQYDRQLDGTLKPLPRKNIDTGMGLERITSIIEGVDSDFETDLFMPIIEHIEKLSGVQYRTSDKTIKAMRAIADHSRAVTFLIADHVIPSNEKRGYVLRRLIRRAMLFGRSINLTEPFLYKLSETVSNLMGDIYPEVREGLSNIQSVLKDEETKFNNTLKEGLYYLENIIEDYKKKGTKEIPGNVVFYLYDTLGVPQEITELALKEEGFTYNKEEFEELLEEQRKKARASFKGSEEFLERVSFGSVKSKVHDVEFVGYDTLETEATLKAIIVNGNIVDTATDTDAILVFDKTPFYAEKGGQVGDTGVIKGENFEFDVFDTQTPVEGLIIHIGRLKGTAKINDVATLSVDALRRQAIKRAHTSTHILQAVLRKHFGENIMQQGSEVKDDEFRFDFNFQGTFDKEELFAIEREINEIILRNHKVNVHIMPFDKAKEFGALAFFEEKYGNIVRVVEVVGVSKELCGGTHVSNTSEIGIVVLKEPKTVASGIKRIEGLTGLKAYEFLTDKRKLIKLLEDTLKTQETKLVDKAEETLTRVKELEKELSTLKAKLLEGTIRNLTETLTFKGNPIYIHDFNEGTLNDLRKAYDLAKKFLKTGNVVFVSKFNGTSFILVGSLDDKVSSLEVLEKIKEVIPLKGGGNERIAQGSFDGIIEVEKIKKVLGG; translated from the coding sequence ATGGATAGTAGAGACATAAGAGAAGGTTTTTTGAAATATTTTGAAAGCAAGGGGCATTTGAGGCTCAATAGTTTTCCTTTGGTGCCCAAAGATCCAACGCTTCTTTTTACGGCGGCTGGAATGGTGCCTCTCAAGTCCTATTTCCTTGGAGAAGAAATTCCTCCGTCAAGGCGCATTACTACCGTCCAAAAGTGTGTAAGGACAAACGATATAGAAAATGTTGGAAACACTCCAAGGCACCATACTTTCTTTGAAATGCTCGGTAACTTCTCCATTGGGGATTATTTTAAAGAAGAGGCGATTGCCTTTGCAATGGAATTCATTCTTGACTTTTTGAAACTTCCAAAGGATAGGCTCTGGGTTACTATATACAAAGATGACCTTGAAACAAAAGAGATTTGGAAAAAACATGGCATTCCTGAAGAGCGAATTATTCCTCTTGGGGAAGAAGACAATTTCTGGATGATGGGTCCAGTTGGTCCTTGTGGTCCCTGCACTGAGATTTATTACGACAGAGGTGCTATAAATGAGAAAGAGGAGCATGAACTTCCAGGTTCGTCTGAAAGAAGATTCCTTGAGTTCTGGAATCTTGTTTTCACACAGTATGACAGGCAGTTAGATGGCACTTTAAAACCGCTTCCAAGAAAGAATATCGACACAGGAATGGGGCTTGAGAGAATTACAAGCATTATCGAAGGTGTTGATTCTGATTTTGAAACAGATTTGTTTATGCCGATAATTGAGCACATAGAAAAGTTGTCAGGTGTTCAATACCGGACTTCCGATAAAACGATAAAGGCAATGAGAGCAATCGCAGACCATTCAAGAGCGGTGACGTTCCTCATTGCAGACCATGTCATTCCAAGTAACGAAAAGCGTGGGTATGTGTTAAGAAGGCTCATAAGAAGGGCAATGCTCTTCGGAAGGTCTATTAACCTGACAGAGCCATTCCTCTATAAACTTTCAGAAACAGTTTCAAACCTTATGGGTGATATATACCCTGAGGTAAGAGAAGGTCTTTCAAATATCCAGTCGGTCTTGAAGGATGAGGAAACCAAGTTCAACAACACGCTTAAAGAAGGGCTTTATTATCTTGAAAATATTATCGAGGACTACAAGAAGAAAGGGACAAAAGAAATCCCTGGAAACGTTGTCTTCTATCTCTACGATACACTTGGTGTTCCTCAAGAAATTACCGAACTTGCACTAAAGGAAGAAGGCTTTACATATAACAAAGAGGAATTTGAAGAACTTCTTGAGGAGCAGAGGAAAAAAGCAAGGGCTTCATTTAAAGGAAGCGAAGAATTCCTTGAAAGGGTATCCTTTGGTTCTGTTAAAAGCAAAGTTCACGATGTTGAATTTGTTGGCTACGATACCCTCGAAACGGAAGCAACATTAAAAGCAATTATCGTAAACGGAAACATTGTTGATACTGCAACCGATACAGATGCAATCCTTGTATTTGATAAAACCCCGTTTTACGCAGAGAAAGGTGGACAGGTTGGAGATACTGGAGTTATAAAAGGTGAGAACTTTGAGTTTGATGTGTTTGACACTCAGACACCGGTAGAGGGTCTTATAATCCATATTGGCAGGCTCAAAGGGACGGCAAAAATTAATGATGTAGCAACACTTTCAGTTGATGCGTTAAGAAGGCAAGCAATAAAGAGAGCGCATACTTCAACTCACATACTTCAGGCTGTCTTGAGGAAGCACTTCGGCGAGAACATAATGCAGCAGGGCTCTGAGGTAAAGGATGATGAATTTAGATTCGACTTTAATTTCCAGGGAACTTTTGACAAGGAGGAGCTTTTTGCAATTGAACGAGAAATAAACGAGATTATTTTGCGAAATCATAAAGTTAATGTCCATATAATGCCTTTTGATAAGGCAAAAGAGTTTGGTGCGCTTGCTTTCTTTGAAGAAAAGTATGGCAATATTGTAAGGGTTGTTGAGGTTGTCGGTGTAAGTAAGGAACTCTGCGGCGGAACACATGTTTCTAACACAAGCGAAATTGGTATTGTTGTCCTGAAGGAGCCAAAGACGGTTGCATCGGGCATTAAGAGAATTGAAGGACTTACAGGGCTCAAAGCATACGAATTCTTGACGGATAAAAGAAAACTTATTAAGTTGCTTGAGGATACACTAAAGACGCAAGAAACAAAACTTGTCGATAAAGCAGAGGAAACACTTACAAGAGTTAAAGAACTTGAAAAAGAGTTGTCAACATTGAAGGCAAAACTTCTTGAAGGCACAATTAGAAATCTCACAGAAACGCTTACATTTAAAGGCAATCCTATCTATATTCACGATTTTAATGAAGGCACACTTAACGATTTGAGGAAGGCATATGACCTTGCAAAGAAATTCCTGAAGACAGGCAATGTCGTCTTTGTGTCAAAATTTAACGGGACTTCATTTATTCTTGTTGGAAGTCTTGACGATAAGGTCTCAAGCCTTGAGGTGCTCGAAAAAATTAAAGAGGTAATTCCATTAAAAGGCGGTGGGAATGAGCGCATTGCCCAGGGAAGTTTTGATGGTATTATAGAGGTAGAGAAGATAAAGAAAGTTTTAGGCGGTTAA
- the ruvX gene encoding Holliday junction resolvase RuvX: MEELKPILALDIGNVNIGVAVSDKERIFAMPVAVVKRDGNEIETLKNIIEEKGVDVVVVGLPRNLNGTIGPQANIVLDFLEKLKEAMPTINFVTWDERYTSVIAHKMLRFQGIRSKKERKVKDKFEALFILESYLEYLRRQKREEETGG; encoded by the coding sequence TTGGAGGAATTAAAACCAATCTTAGCACTTGACATAGGGAATGTTAATATAGGTGTTGCAGTCTCTGATAAGGAGCGGATTTTTGCAATGCCTGTTGCCGTTGTGAAAAGAGATGGAAACGAGATTGAAACACTTAAAAATATCATTGAAGAGAAAGGTGTGGATGTTGTTGTAGTTGGTCTCCCCAGGAATCTTAACGGCACAATTGGTCCTCAGGCAAACATTGTTCTTGATTTTTTAGAGAAACTAAAGGAAGCAATGCCAACTATCAATTTTGTAACCTGGGATGAGCGTTACACAAGCGTTATTGCCCACAAAATGCTTCGTTTCCAGGGAATTCGCTCTAAAAAGGAACGCAAGGTGAAGGACAAATTTGAAGCCCTTTTCATACTTGAAAGTTACCTTGAGTACTTGAGGAGGCAAAAACGAGAAGAAGAAACTGGTGGATAA
- the mltG gene encoding endolytic transglycosylase MltG, whose amino-acid sequence MIGSVILLVILILSFSYFEPFFIFKSNTTINLDKGLTTSQISKILKDNGIIFEPYSFIFWSKILNYDSKLKSGVYDLAPVKNMKELLDALSKGGRPLEIKVTIPEGFTTMDIADRLYSSKIVKDKDAFYNYIKLFEGYLFPDTYNFYEDMPFDAIVKKFTDRFNEVVPKDYDELVKTKGLTKKEAIILASIVEKEAKFDEDRPLVASVFLNRLAIGMPLQADSTILYALGTHKEWLSKEDYQIDSPYNTYKYAGLPPTPICNPGLKSIMAIPDAPKTDYYYFMTTPDGKAIFAKTLSEHEANLRKYYGGS is encoded by the coding sequence ATAATAGGCTCGGTTATATTATTAGTCATTTTAATTCTTTCTTTCTCGTACTTCGAGCCCTTTTTTATTTTTAAAAGTAATACAACCATAAACCTTGATAAGGGGCTTACAACCTCTCAAATTTCAAAAATCCTTAAAGATAATGGAATTATTTTTGAACCCTATTCTTTTATCTTTTGGTCTAAGATTCTCAATTACGATTCAAAATTGAAAAGTGGTGTTTATGATCTTGCCCCCGTTAAAAATATGAAAGAACTTTTGGATGCGCTCTCCAAGGGTGGGCGTCCTCTCGAAATTAAGGTTACAATCCCTGAGGGCTTTACGACAATGGATATTGCAGATCGCCTTTATTCAAGCAAAATAGTCAAAGACAAAGACGCTTTTTATAATTACATAAAGCTATTTGAGGGTTACCTTTTCCCGGACACGTATAATTTTTACGAGGATATGCCGTTTGATGCCATTGTGAAGAAGTTTACCGATAGATTTAATGAAGTTGTGCCAAAAGATTATGATGAACTTGTAAAGACGAAAGGACTCACAAAAAAGGAAGCAATAATTCTTGCTTCAATTGTCGAAAAAGAGGCAAAGTTTGACGAGGATAGGCCGCTTGTTGCATCAGTTTTCTTAAACAGGCTTGCAATTGGAATGCCCTTACAAGCTGATTCGACTATCCTTTATGCATTAGGCACTCATAAAGAGTGGCTTTCAAAAGAGGACTATCAAATTGACTCTCCTTACAACACCTACAAGTATGCAGGACTTCCACCAACGCCTATTTGCAATCCGGGACTTAAGTCCATAATGGCTATTCCAGATGCACCAAAAACCGATTATTATTATTTTATGACAACACCTGACGGCAAAGCGATTTTTGCAAAAACTCTTTCTGAGCACGAGGCAAATTTGAGAAAGTATTACGGAGGAAGTTAA
- the tdh gene encoding L-threonine 3-dehydrogenase → MKAVLKKERAVGFVIEDVPMPSIGDDEILVKVEVASICGTDVHIYDWNEWAQNRINPPLIVGHEFAGVVVDKGKEVKRVNIGDFVSAETHIYCNHCDMCLMNHREVCRNLKILGVDTNGAFAEYVSIPERVAWVNPKEIPPKFASIQEPLGNAVDTVLAEDVSGKTVLVTGAGPIGLLAIGVARVFGATKIIASDLSNYHLELAKKMGADVVINPKEQNLREVVLSETHGLGVDVALEMSGAKSALHDALALTKFLGRVSLLGLFDNGVEINLTDDVIFKKLRIYGITGRRIFETWQIVSDLLASRRLDVSPVITHEFKLEEVEKGIQLMKTHQSGKILLHP, encoded by the coding sequence ATGAAAGCAGTATTAAAGAAGGAAAGAGCTGTTGGTTTTGTGATTGAGGATGTCCCAATGCCTTCGATTGGGGACGATGAAATTCTTGTTAAGGTTGAGGTTGCATCAATTTGTGGAACAGATGTTCATATTTACGATTGGAATGAGTGGGCACAGAACAGGATTAACCCACCCCTTATTGTTGGGCACGAGTTTGCAGGAGTTGTTGTGGACAAAGGGAAAGAAGTAAAGCGAGTTAACATTGGAGATTTTGTCTCCGCAGAAACCCATATCTACTGCAATCACTGTGATATGTGCCTTATGAACCATAGAGAAGTTTGCAGAAACCTTAAAATCCTTGGTGTTGACACTAATGGAGCGTTTGCAGAATATGTAAGTATCCCGGAAAGGGTAGCCTGGGTAAATCCAAAAGAGATTCCCCCTAAGTTTGCTTCAATTCAAGAACCTCTTGGAAATGCTGTAGACACAGTGCTTGCAGAAGATGTTTCTGGAAAGACAGTCCTCGTAACCGGTGCAGGTCCCATAGGACTTCTTGCAATTGGAGTTGCAAGGGTGTTTGGGGCAACGAAAATTATTGCTTCAGACCTTTCGAACTATCACCTTGAACTTGCAAAAAAGATGGGTGCTGATGTTGTTATAAATCCAAAGGAGCAAAATTTAAGAGAAGTTGTCCTTAGCGAAACACACGGGCTTGGGGTTGATGTTGCACTCGAGATGTCTGGTGCAAAATCTGCCCTTCACGATGCACTTGCTTTAACAAAATTTTTAGGCAGAGTTTCACTTTTAGGGCTTTTTGACAACGGAGTTGAAATAAACCTTACAGACGATGTGATATTCAAAAAGTTGCGTATATATGGTATTACAGGAAGAAGAATATTTGAAACCTGGCAAATTGTTTCAGACCTTCTTGCAAGTAGAAGGCTTGATGTATCGCCTGTAATAACGCATGAGTTTAAACTTGAAGAAGTAGAAAAAGGAATCCAGCTTATGAAAACGCATCAATCAGGAAAAATATTATTACACCCATAA